The following is a genomic window from Bordetella petrii.
ACGCTCCGTCGCGGTGCGTGGACGGGAGGGCGGCGCAACGGCCGAGCTGGGCGGTGCGGTCGCTGACGCTCTGCGGGCAAGCGGGGGCGGCAGCGATAAGGCCCATGTCCTGCTGCCCTCATTCGAGGCATATTTCCGTGGCGAATTACTTGCGCCGGACGAGAGCGGCTGGTCGCAATGGGCTTGCTGGCGCGTCAGGCGGTTGATGCCTGTTGAGTGCGAGCGCCTTCAGGGAATGCCTGACAACTACACCTTGGTGCCGTATCGCGGCAAGCCTGCCGCCGACGCGCCGCGCTACAAGGCGATCGGTAATTCGATGGCCGTCCCCTGCGTTGCCTGGCTTGGCCAAAGGCTTTCCAGGTTCATGAACGTGTAGCCTGATGCCACAAGGATCGTGGCATTTCATAGGGTCGGCACGGTAGGCGCCAGGGTGGAGCCTACGTGCTCCCGTCCATGCCAGTCGCCACTATGAAATCGATCAGGTTTGCGTGCTCTTAGGCAACAGGAGCTTGCGTGCATCCTTCAACAACAGCAGTAGCTGCTGCTCCCGTACGGGTGATGCCTCGAAACCGAAGCGCTGGTAGAAGCGTGCGGCCTCATCATCGATCGGATGCGTCAGCATGGCCCGCACTCCAGCTTGCTCGGAGATGATGACCGTGCGCCGGATTGCTTCCTGCAGCAGCCCCACGCCAATTCCGCGCCCATGCATCCTCTGATCGACAGCCAACCGTGCCAGGATGACAACGGGGACGGGATATCCACCCATTCCCTTTCGCACACGATCAGGCGCTTCGAGGGTATCGATCTGGCCCACTGTCAGGCTGAAATACCCAACGACCCGCTGTTCGTCGGCCACGACATAGGTTTTGGCTGAGCCGCTGGACTGTGACTGCCGGGCATGTCGGA
Proteins encoded in this region:
- a CDS encoding GNAT family N-acetyltransferase yields the protein MALTEPSALAAGHALDEFDCGKASLNDWLVRHARQSQSSGSAKTYVVADEQRVVGYFSLTVGQIDTLEAPDRVRKGMGGYPVPVVILARLAVDQRMHGRGIGVGLLQEAIRRTVIISEQAGVRAMLTHPIDDEAARFYQRFGFEASPVREQQLLLLLKDARKLLLPKSTQT